A section of the Indicator indicator isolate 239-I01 chromosome 39, UM_Iind_1.1, whole genome shotgun sequence genome encodes:
- the TCAP gene encoding telethonin, whose amino-acid sequence MLGPSAVVRSGGLLSGARLGCRLREEDSGRRETFSAEWLDLELSTRPEQGWCRREVDQQRRETLEQCGELRVLEQRSPWGVLRVGCLGQPLAQHLLPYARTLPLPLFSPSDLRGAKAGLPRTLSRSLSHEAQRG is encoded by the exons ATGCTGGGGCCCAGCGCGGTGGTGCGCAGCGGGGGGCTGCTGTCCGGTGCCCGCCTGGGCTGCCGCCTGCGGGAGGAGGACTCTGGGCGCAGGGAGACCTTCAGCGCGGAGTGGTTGGACCTGGAGCTCAGCACCCGACCTGAGCAGGG GTGGTGCCGGCGGGAGGTGGACCAGCAGCGCCGGGAGACGCTGGAGCAGTGCGGGGAGCTGCGGGTCCTGGAGCAGCGCTCGCCCTGGGGGGTGCTGCGGGTGGGCTGCCTGGGACAGCCCCTggcccagcacctcctgccctaCGCCCgcaccctgcccctgcccctcttctccccctcagACCTCCGCGGTGCCAAGGCCGGGCTGCCCCGCACCCTCTCCCGCTCTCTGTCCCATGAagcccagagaggctga
- the STARD3 gene encoding LOW QUALITY PROTEIN: stAR-related lipid transfer protein 3 (The sequence of the model RefSeq protein was modified relative to this genomic sequence to represent the inferred CDS: deleted 2 bases in 1 codon) → MSKPTDLEGSLPAIASISTSFSQSQGLSPYCYLSPEKRKTISDVRRTFCLFVTFDLLFISLLWIIELNFLLSSLLVSCLPQTKDGIQKNLEHEIINYHFGTSFFDIFVLAFFRFSLLLLAYAVLRLRHWWVIAVTTLVSSAFLIVKVILSELLTKGAFGYLLPIVSFVIAWLETWFLDFKVLTQEAEEERWYQAAQAAASRGPLLYPRALSEGQFYSPPESFAGSDNESEEEAAGRKALTAQEKEYIQQGKEAMEVVDQILAQEENWKFEKNNDFGDVVYTFEIPFHGKAFILKAFLQCSAETVYQEVILQPEKMILWNRTVAACQILQRIEDNTVVSYDVAAGAAGGVVSPRDFVNVRRIERRRDRYISCGTSTTHSTKPPLSKYVRGENGPGGFIVLKCPSNPRVCTFIWILNTDLKGRLPRYLIHQSLAATMFEFAFHLRQRISELCSKP, encoded by the exons ATGAGCAAACCAACAGACCTGGAAGGCAGCCTCCCAGCCATTGCATCCATCAGCACCTCCTTCTCCCAGAGCCAGGGCCTCTCCCCATACTGCTacctctctccagagaagaggaaaaccaTCTCAGATGTGAGGAGGACCTTCTGCCTCTTCGTCACCTTCGACCTGCTCTTCATCTCCTTGCTGTGGATAATTGAACTGAAC TTTCTTCTCAGTAGCCTTCTGGTGTCCTGTCTCCCC CAGACcaaggatggcatccagaagaACCTGGAGCATGAGATCATCAATTACCACTTTGGGACCTCTTTCTTTGATATATTT GTGTTGGCTTTCTTCCgtttctccctgctgctgctggcctacGCCGTGCTCAGGCTGCGCCACTGGTGGGTCATAGCG GTTACCACCCTGGTATCCAGTGCCTTCCTGATTGTGAAGGTCATCCTGTCTGAG CTTCTGACCAAAGGAGCTTTTGGTTATTTACTTCCCATCGTGTCCTTTGTCATTGCTTGGCTGGAGACTTGGTTCCTGGATTTCAAAGTCCTGACtcaggaagcagaagaggaacGCT GGTaccaggcagcacaggctgcagcctctCGTGGTCCCCTGCTCTACCCCAGAGCCCTTTCTGAGGGACAGTTCTACTCCCCACCAGAGTCCTTTGCAG GGTCAGACAATGAGTctgaggaggaggctgcagggaggaaggCACTGACAGCTCAG GAGAAGGAGTACATCCAACAAGGCAAGGaggccatggaggtggtggaccAAATCCTGGCCCAGGAGGAGAACTGGAAGTTTGAGAAGAACAAT GACTTTGGTGATGTTGTTTACACTTTTGAAATCCCTTTCCATGGCAAGGCCTTCATTTTAAAG GctttcctgcagtgctctgctgaaaCAGTTTACCAGGAGGTGATTCTGCAGCCCGAGAAGATGATCCTGTGGAACAGAACAGTGGCAGCTTGCCAG ATCCTGCAGAGGATAGAAGACAACACAGTTGTCTCCTACGACGTGGCAGCTGGGGCCGCGGGCGGCGTCGTGTCCCCCAG GGACTTTGTCAACGTGCGGCGGATCGAGCGGCGCAGGGACAGATACATCTCCtgtgggacctccaccacccaCAGCACCAAGCCCCCACTCTCCAAATACGTCAG GGGTGAGAATGGGCCTGGAGGATTCATTGTGCTGAAATGTCCCAGCAACCCCAGGGTCTGCACCTTCATCTGGATCCTCAACACGGACCTGAAG GGTCGGCTGCCTCGGTACCTGATccaccagagcctggctgccACCATGTTTGAGTTTGCCTTCCACCTGCGCCAGCGGATCAGTGAGCTCTGCAGcaagccctga